A single window of Rana temporaria chromosome 1, aRanTem1.1, whole genome shotgun sequence DNA harbors:
- the MICOS13 gene encoding MICOS complex subunit MIC13, which translates to MAPAVLRLLKFTTKVAVAGGAVYVAYDYGLLGSGTQGEEALKKTTAAIPPAVHEWADYFGLQLPSTPKLDFSVGESWNWGVQKSVSALSSAPTKVCEYTADGWKYIKDSVK; encoded by the exons GTTCACCACAAAAGTTGCGGTGGCTGGAGGAGCTGTCTATGTAGCGTATGACTATGGCCTGCTGGGCAGTGGTACACAGGGAGAAGAAGCCCTGAAAAAGACTACAGCAGCTATACCTCCTGCTGTTCATGAATGGGCAGACTACTTTGGTTTGCAG CTTCCATCTACACCGAAGCTGGACTTTTCCGTTGGCGAGTCATGGAATTGGG GGGTGCAGAAGTCTGTCTCTGCTCTCTCATCTGCACCAACCAAAGTTTGTGAGTACACAGCGGATGGCTGGAAGTATATAAAAGACTCAGTGAAGTGA